The segment ggggtgtttaaattgtaattttttgGGGTGGGTGGTTAAAGATGAAGGGTtgtggggggtgaaagaggaagggttatGTGTGTTGTTGAAATTGTAGGGGTGTTTTATAATGATGAGATGTATTTAAGtgtaaaacaaaatgtatttatataatttaaaataattagTGCAGCGGCGTGCAGAGGCAAAGGGGCTGAAGAATTATATTGTTCCTAGTATTGTGCTTGCAAGACACATTTACGTGCGGAGCGCACACGGAGATGGTCAGGGAGCGGCATGCTGATGGTAATGTATGGTGTTGATGCGTGAAGGAGGTTGAATGTATAAAAGtaatgtgtgtgcagtgattgGGTGAATGAAGGTTGAAATGTAAATAGTTAGTGATAAAATTGTGTGAAGGGGTGAATGAAGATTATGTAggagtgtgtaatgtgtgtatgttGTTGGTATTTTAatgagaaaaaaatgtatttgaaatttACAGAGGATCTGAGAAACGGGTAATAATGAAGGTGATATGAAAATAATTAATATTGTAAAAGGGACATATTTGCAAACGTGTATTAATGAAGTAATTGAGAGTGAAAAAAAAGTATTAAGGCAATGAGATAACAAAGAGTAAAAATTTTACAGAGGATGAAAACGGGTAATGAATTAAGGTGAGATGAAAATAATTAATTGTGAAAGTGCGTTTTGTTTGCAAACGGGGAATAATTAACTAATTGAGAGTAAAATCAATTATGAAGTAAATTAGAGGAAAAGAGTGAAATGTGAAAACGTGTAATAATGAAGGTGagagaaaaataataatttgtgcAAGCGGGACATATTTAGAAACGGCCAATTGAGTAATTGAGAGTAATTGAGAGTTACCGGAGCAAACGGGTAATAATGAAGAGCCAATGTTAATGTAAGCCATAGTCTGGCGGCCATTTTGTAAAGTGAATGTTAATTAACACTGCGTAGGGTAGAAGTGCGGCAATTTTGTTAGGCAAGAGGGAAAGGCAGTTAAATGCGGACATTTTGAATGATATGATtttgtgtttgttgttttttttttttttccttcacgGCTCCGTTGGCATTAAAATGTGCGCGGCAACATAAAATTTGCGGGCCTACACGTATTTAAGGCCGGGTGCGGCTACATTAAAATGTGCGCAGCTACATAAAAATTTGCGTGGGTACAGGGATGCATACAGGGACTGTATTGCGGACGGCGAGGCTACATTTAAATGTGCACGGCTACCGGGAGGCATACAGGGACTGTGTTgcggctgtgtgtgtcacagggagTGTATGTGCGCGGCTGCGGCTACAGGGAGGCATACAGGGAGTGTGTAGGAGGCATACAGGGAGTGTGTAGGGAGGCATACAGGGAGTGTGTAGGGAGGCATACAGGGAGTGTGTAGGGAGGCATACAGGGAGTGTGTAGGGAGGCATACAGGGAGTGTGTAGGGAGGCATACAGGGAGTGTGTAGGGAGGCATACAGGAAGTGTGTAGGGAGGCATACAGGGAGTGTGTTGCGGCAGTGAGTCAAATAGGGAGTGTGGGGCAAGCGTGTGTGCGGACCGTGCGGGCGTGTGTGCAGAGCTGAGGTGAAGAAGGCGTATTTTCAGTATTTATTAGGTGAAGAAAGCGTATTTTCCATTGTTATTGCTCACGGTGGTGACTGTGTGTAGACGGGAGTGaaggagggtgacagtgagtgtgtatgaAGCATGGTgtcaggtgtgagtgtgtgtgtacacagggctgacagtgagtgtgtgtgtagacaggggtgagagtgtgagatggcttatcatggtgtgagtgtgtgtgtgtagacaggggtgagagtgtgagattgcTTATcatagtgtgagtgtgtgtgtgtacacaggggtgacagtgtgtgtgtagacagggtgagagtgtgagatggctGAAACTTACCTTAGACTCCACAGGGGTatggtgtgtcagtgtcagtgtgtaacAGTCAAGTgctgtgtcagtgatgtcactgtaccttctatttatttatttataaaatattttaccaggaagtaatacattgagagttacctctcgttttcaagtatgtcatgggcacagagttaagataaataatacatggttacaaatacagttacataaatgaacagggtatacattatatacaagacattgcatgcacagttaaagaaaatatatattataggcgtatgaaacagttacagaccagattaaaatgtgagacagccttaaatttgaaagaacttaaactggtggtggatgtgagagtctctggtaggttgttccagttttggggtgcacagtaagagaaggaggaacggccgaatactttgttgagccttgggaccatgaacagtcttttggagtctgatctcaggtgataagtgctgcaagtggtaggggtgaggagcttgttcaggtagcttgcccataaagaatttaaaggcaagacaggtaaggtgaactttgcgtctagactctagtgatgaccaatctagttctttgagcatttcgcagtgatgtgtgttgtagttgcattggagaacaaaacgacaaaatgaattgtagagggtgtcaagtttgctaaggtgggtttgaggtgccatgccatatactatgtctccatagtcaataattggcattagcatcttctttgtgatatgctttctgaccaggagacgtagggaggatttgttcctgtaaagtacccctagtttggcataggtcttggttgtcagggtatcaatgtgcattccgaatgttaagtgggagtcaaaccataagcccaggtatttaaaactagtgacaggggttagggtggtgttagttttggttctaatctggaattcagtcgctggaagctttaagaatttagtcttggtcccaaataccattgttacagtcttgtcagtgtttaaaaacagtttgttttgggaaatccagttttcgagtctgaaaaagtgagactgaagtacagtatgtgttgaaggtcagagaggctatgactgtgtgcatattggattgtgtcatctgcatacatgtgtattaaggcttccttacaagctatgggaagatcattaatgaacactgagaagagtaggggccccagaacagagccttgcaggacaccacaggtgatatccaaggagttggagttagagcctgagatggacacatgttgggatcttcctgataggtaggactgaaaccagtttaaagcatgcttccctattccagagctctggagtttgttaagcaggatagcaatGAGAGTCGTATgggggcagacacagggaccaatgtctgtgtgtgtctatgtgtgtgtcacagtgcagattacctcttggccaatgagagtcacggGTGGGCGGGCAGACCCACGGACGAATCTGATTGGCCACATCTACAATCCCACAAACTTcagatttatatattaagattggtgatatataaaaaaaaatcattagcaCTAGctatattatatttaaaaaaaaaaaacaagaatatattccatcaaatttaaaaaacatataaaatgggAGATGTTTCAGACCCTCAAGAACTTTGTCAGGATCTGAGTTAGTTCAATGCTAGCGCTGCTGCCCTGAATGGCAGTGTTGTGGTTTCTAATCCTGTTTGGTTTGACACTGATACCGCCTTCATCACAAGGGTAAACTgattggttttaaggatatatttAAGATGTGtgattcatttaaatatactttgtatagacattagcatatctcccatggtACCGCAGGCATGTTCATTTTACAGCACAAACAGATGCAACTTCCGGTTTTAGACTGCTTGCAAAGGAAAATCTGTTTCCATCTCACAGTAACTGgtgagatggtccacagcaggctGTATTGTCACACCGGATCCCAAAGTTTGAAGGGGATcccagcccggtaggattcacacagagtgattcccattcaaatgcagggatcccgctgtgttaatccgatgggccattagtctggctgcagaaatctcgcagCGTCCTGCAGAAATCTCGCAGGGTGGGATTGATTTTAATacagaattctcaaggcaagcagTCTACAAATGGCAGTTGCAAATGTACATCTCTCCTTAATTTATATGGAGGGagatttgaggggatatatacagtatacaactgGAGTTACTATGAAGTTAGGACTTCTTTCTTCCTCACTACAAACTCGTGTGGTATGTAATTTTTTTCAACAATCTGAATATAAAATGCAATTTGCCTTACTGAATACTGTTTTTTCACAAATTTCATACCATGAGCTATTAACATTCAAACAcgttagattttgcaaagacaaaATTGAAGCTACAataataggccccttagtgtcagATTCATGCAATATTACTGTAACTCAATATATCAAACTTCTTTGCATCAACTTGGATCtgcttgtgtcagtcagtgaattGAGAAACTGTTACTATATAGGAGCACTTACACAATGCAACCTCATAATGTGAAATACCGAAGAATCTGAAGGATACTGTATTCCTTAAACCTTTCCCACATTATGGTTTTTGAGATTCTGGGACATGTTGTTGAAAATTATGTAGGAGCCATGTGGAAAAACACTCTCGAATTTAATTATCAAGCTATAGAAGCACAACTTAGAAAAACATACATGTTCCGTACTGCAGCTAGATTTTTGGAGTGGGTGTTTCTACAGATTATTGTATAACATGTTTGTACTTGCAGGTGTCTGAAACTGAAAAAGGGTCATGGAGATTTATCTTCTTTTCAAAGCCTTCTGCTTCTTCATTTTGGTGGTAATCGGGATTCCTGGCAATGCCTACATTTTGTTGAAATTTTCCTATATCAGGATTATAGAGAAGAAGCTCATGCCTACCAACATCATCCTAATGGTCCTGGCTTTAGCAAATTTTTTTGTTGTCCTCTCCCGTGCCATCCCCCAGTCCCTAAATGCTACAGGACTGGAGGACTTACTGGATGACACAAAGTGCAAACTAGTCATGTTCACCTATAGAGTGAGTAGGGCCATGTCAATTTGTCTCACCAGTTTGCTTAGCTGTCACCAATGTATCCTCATTGCTCCAACCACTGGGTTGTGGGCATATCTCAAGAAAACAGTGACACAGTATGTGTTGGTCATCATTATTGCAATCATGTGCATCAATCTCATGTTGTACCCTACTGCTATCTTGTACAACCATGCCAGGAGGAATACCACAACTTCGCCATATACATTGCGTTTGGTCTACTGCAATGCAGACTTTTTGACCTACATCAATTATATTGTTAATGGAACATTGTTCGCCATCAGAGACTTTCTTTTTGTGGGACTCATGACTCTGGCGAGTACttacattgtgtatgtgttgCTCCGTCACGAGAAATCCATAAAAGGCATACGGAACTCAGACAGAGACCAGGGAAAATCAGTTGAGTACAAGGCTTCTAGAGCTGTCATCTTGCTTGTTGTGACGTATGCACTGTTATTTAGTTTGGATAACTGCATGTGGATCTACACCCTGACCCTGTCTAATGTGGGTGCCAGCATTAATGATGCCAGAATAGTGCTAGCTTGCACTTACCCTGCCCTGAGTCCGTTCATCATCATCGCTACCAACCCCAAATTGCAACAGAGGGCAAACATTTTACATAGAAGGAGACTGTTAACCTGGAATTACCAGGGAGATTCAGGAAACAGGATTCCTGTGATATCTGTGATGAGAAACTAACATGTATGTTTGAAAGGCAACACTTATTGTTTATGGTTTTTAAAACCTAGAATAAAGGTAGGTAGTTACAAAAATTCATGTACATCCTGCAGTTCTGGACAGAACATTAATGACTGAATACGTTTATATGCACATTTAAAACCAAATGAGACTTTATTTCAGGTTATTACACCCTAAACTGGGGTGATATGATCAGTTATAGTCGACTGCTTATATTCAATTTAAAACCGTATACTCATAGTTTACTTATACATAAACGACTAGAAGTCCTCTTCATTCAAAGATACTGTTAACACTATTTGAAATTAGAGATGTGTAAACTTCTCACAAAAGTTTGTAAACTCAGCAAAATGTGCAGGGTTTGGCAGGGGGGGAATGCATGAAAATACAGAGGGGTTACATGACCAATGTGTAGTCCCATCGATCATGTGctctcattttttttaatgcaattaaCAACTTTTGGCCGATATTTCTCCCTTCCAAGTTCTACTCAATTGCAAAATATTCAAAAAATTATCAGAAAAAATTGCGATGAAAAATCGACACGTTTGTACATATCTGATTGGAAAACATTCAAACACTTCCTCCTGCATTCTATTCACAATATTCCAGTCAAGACCAACTCATTGCATCAAATAATACTGCTCGCACTTTAAAACCTTCAGTGTTAGAGGGGTTAAATCCTGATGACTCTACACTAACTTATAAATATATACTTggttgtgatggtgagggggtaaccaggttcaataataaaggttaagcccacttggttacccctgatccatgtttggAGGTCCTAGATTGTCAGCTATTGGACCTGGTTGTCGTATATGCactactgtgactgtgtgtaaattatgcgacaatacagtattgttgtgtttttgcctttccaggagtgctagcaagcagagattgcggggctgggagtttgaGAGTGGGTTTTctggagaaagtcttgtcagattgTGGCTTTATTGTTCCTGAGTTACAAGATAACTCAACGATGTACCcaagaatcaggtaagattcttgggcacattgaagcacagtgctccagtcaaaatcctatacctggaaacgttcttgtgagtcaccgccaggattccctgcttcagcacagacaggacaGGTAAAAAGGGTATATGGGATCAAGGTATCCCTAGAACGGTGCACTGGTCCCTAGCATAAGAGGGGATGCCctgcccaagtcaccctgaccCGGGTATAGGAGTTCAGGGGGTGCCCCAGCTGTGTGATAAAGCTTTGAGGCTTTTAGTTGTGGATTAAATGTAAAGTCAGGTTTTTGCAGTGTGGCAGGGAGAAGGCTAGTatatattcttattctatccTAGACACCAGAAAAGGAGACTTAGACATTTTTAACCAAAGTACAGTACagtcacagtatattttattaaaggctTATATTTGATAAGTGTAAATACAtgtaacctgtgaatgaactctgggatttccaagtccgggGATCTGATTGCTcagatggccaccaggcttggtgccactcAGTCTCCTctggtcccggacttgaaagtctcagggatgccaaggtgttagggcagGCGGAGTACAGGCATTACACTCGAGTACCAACGTCCTGGTAACACAAAGGGCTCTCCGGCCATCATTTGCCCCGCCATAGACTTTGGGGAGCCTGGACCAGCGGGGGGCTTAATAttctaagaggcagaggtgccaggttggcgcatgcccttagcagaacTGAAATCGGTGCCCGCCGGCTTCAATATACCGTAAAATCAGATGGCAGAGGAATTCCCATGTGCTGATTGGTTGTAGTTgtgtgaatgggactccaaaacctgTAAGAACCCTTGCAGCCAATCACAAcagcagattccaagcgccaaatcATTAAGTGACAAATTCGAGATCCGAAAAAGATTCTCTGTAAGAGACTGACGCGCGCCGGCTTCACGAATTTCAGCTCAAGAAatgttctaagtcccgcttttcaggggccaagttctgaaaaacaGAACATAGCAGTCGCGGCTGTAATTACATGCCGAATTGAGTTTCAAGGCTTTTgtgagtactgcaccgacacactttattcgagcaaatacccagtatgtacctggcagatacctggaatgcgccgctcctcacctctgacaagccccgttgcgtttgccttcccagcctgggttcatgcctggctgacgggcggctgatctgttaaatgatgattaagatttaataggctgcaatgcttcgcgtgtctaccagatggcataaattcatgaattgtaatgcagtatatatatatatactgtgcagtattgcagccagcgggaataaaatgcttcaatccctgaatggaaaatacctcaatgcactcgggcagaaaacagtcacaaacctcaatacacccgggtatacccgaattcgtgggactagccgagctcgaataaagtgtgtcgccagtgtacctcccGGTAATTGGAAAGGACATGTACAGATGTCAGCTGTTAACATTTAGTTATAGGAACGTTTATTTCGTtagcccagaccccagtaagtgtgtttttcattgcaaattatgtttgtattgtgtgtatgtattttcctggaataaattactatttattttacctccttgccttgctcaatcaaatgatacTGGAATAGAAGGAGTTAATAAACCTGGTCACCCGTGACATTGGTTCAAATCTTCTTCTGGCCTTACAGTCATGTGCCCCTGATGATATGAAATGTATAATTTCTCTCTCCAACATTTATTGTCTTCATTATTTGCTAAAGCCTGTCTCCTTATTCTCCATGTGTCTCTACTGCTCCTTTACACCTGAGACATTGTTCACTTCCTGGCCTATATCTTACCCTACTATTAGAATTTTCTAAATGACCTCTCCCTCCATATAAAACTCTTCCTAAGATCTCAACTTTGAAGGGAGCACATTTGTTAGCTTGGAATACACTAATAGGATTATTTTTAGTGCAACATTAGTCTTTCATAAATCAGAATAAACTTATTCAcattgactccctactcagaccaccctcagctgcctcttcttcctcttccatctcacctcaggactttgctgactatttcaaggaaaaggtggaatccatacgtcaagACATCcgctctgtttcctcctcccatcctacacctcttcctaactctccttctaccttccttgactcttttttcaCTTGCACATCATTTGCTGCTGCtctcctcttctccatctaccacttgccctcttggcCGTATTCCCTcctatctcctaaaacctcttgctcatgcaataatccctatgctcaaacacatttttaactcctccctctactctgatacATTTCCCGCCTCCTTCAAACttacaacagtcataccattactcataatgcacgcttgaccctacctgtctttctaaataTCGGCCTGTATcccccctgccttttgcctctaaactccttgaatgtcttatATTCTCTTGCTTACTCCACTTTCTCAATACCCATTctatcctagaccctctacaatctggcttccgcactgctcactccactgaaacagccctcactaaaataactaatgacatccatgctgccaaagacagaagtcattacactctactcatactactcgacctctccgcagcatttgatactgtggaccaccctcttctccttcacattctccatactcttggcattgtaacaaagctctatcctggttttcCTCTAACATCATGCTTTCAGCATCTCTTCTGCCaacacttcctcctcctctatcaactTCTCTgtggggggtaccccagggccctGTCCTAGGaattctcctcttttctctgtacacactttctctaggtgacctattcacatctcttgggttcaaatatcacctctatactgagacacacaaattaactttttgacccttgaccttacacctgctgtacagaccaaagtttctgagtGTCCCTCTTAGATATAATCAGAGCTCCtcctacttcctcccaaacctggccccactaccccCTCCATATTACTGTTTGAAGTTCAGCCGTgcacccagtagcgcaagcacgatgcctagggttcacactcgactcctctttgACTTTCTccactcacattcaaaacgtatctaaaaccggTTGCTTTaccctctgcaatatcacaaagatatgccctttcctctattGCTCGACTGTTAAAACTCTGATACCGACCTTCATTtgctcccgtctcgattactgtaacctcctactgtccggccttcctgcctctcacctgtctcccctacaatctatcctaaacgctgctgacagaataactctactctttcctaaatctgtctcagtgactctcctgctgaaatccctctcctggctacctatcaaatcccgtatcacacattcaattcacctcctcacttttaaagctttacactcctgcccctccttacatcttagccctattttctcgctatgcaccatcccgactcttgtgttacactcaaggatatcttctctctacggcctttgtatctaaagccctctcccgccataaacctttttcactgactgtcccacacctctgggatgcccttcccctcaatacctgactagcaccatctctattcacctttaagacccaccttaaaacacacctgcttaacgaagcatatgagtagctccgaaccaacactatacacatgatacataaagcttggccccttgcagatgcacttaccaatatgccctcctactgtatctgtaaatTCCTCCTAccgattacatagttacatagttacatagtagatgaggttgaaaaaagacgtaggtccatcaagttcaacctatgctaaatttaggcaacagatactttatcctatatctatacttacttattgattcagaggaaggcaaacaaaaaaccccattaaggggaaaaattaattccttcctgactccaagaatcggcaatcggattaatccctggctcaacatccttcccatgtatacttatttggtatatccctgtatacctttcccatctaaaaagatgtccaacctttttttgaataaatctattgtatctgccatcacagtctccatgggtaatgaattccacattttaactgcccttactgtaaataaccctttcctttgttgctggtgaaatttcctttcctccaaccttaagggatggccccgagtcctttgtactgcccgtgggatgaataattcttttgaaagctccttgtattgtccctgaatatatttgtatatagttatcatatcccctcttagacgcctcttttctaatgtatataaatctaatttagctagcctctcctcataagttagaatgtccatcccctttattaatttggtggctcttctctgcactctctctagttccataatgtcttttcttaggattggtgcccaaaattgtactccatattcatggtgtggtcttactaatgctttgtaaaggggcataattatgtttacttcccttccatccattgcccgtttgatgcaagataagatcgtgtttgcctttgcagctactgcatgacattgggcactattggtaagcctgctgtctacaagcac is part of the Ascaphus truei isolate aAscTru1 chromosome 9, aAscTru1.hap1, whole genome shotgun sequence genome and harbors:
- the LOC142503272 gene encoding olfactory receptor class A-like protein 1, with protein sequence MEIYLLFKAFCFFILVVIGIPGNAYILLKFSYIRIIEKKLMPTNIILMVLALANFFVVLSRAIPQSLNATGLEDLLDDTKCKLVMFTYRVSRAMSICLTSLLSCHQCILIAPTTGLWAYLKKTVTQYVLVIIIAIMCINLMLYPTAILYNHARRNTTTSPYTLRLVYCNADFLTYINYIVNGTLFAIRDFLFVGLMTLASTYIVYVLLRHEKSIKGIRNSDRDQGKSVEYKASRAVILLVVTYALLFSLDNCMWIYTLTLSNVGASINDARIVLACTYPALSPFIIIATNPKLQQRANILHRRRLLTWNYQGDSGNRIPVISVMRN